In Pseudomonas fakonensis, one DNA window encodes the following:
- the zwf gene encoding glucose-6-phosphate dehydrogenase, which yields MTEPKIPAAPPCTLFLFGANGDLVKRLLMPALYNLSRDGLLDRNLRIVGVDHNPATAEEFAGRLHAFMQERDKVGEGAAKCLDEKLWARLAKRLDYQTGDFLDPATYQALGKRIDKTAHGNAIFYLATSPRFFPEVAQRLGEAGLLDESAGGFRRVVVEKPFGTDLASAEALNACLLKVMSERQIYRIDHYLGKETVQNILVSRFSNGLFESFWNNHYIDHVQITAAETVGVETRGAFYDNTGALRDMVPNHLFQLLAMVAMEPPAAFGADAVRGEKAKVIGAIRPWSTKMALKNSVRGQYAAGKQGRRKLAAYRDEPNVAEGSQTETYVALKVMIDNWRWAGVPFYLRTGKRMSVRDTEIAICFKPAPYAQFRESELERPKPNYLKIQIQPNEGMWFDLQAKRPGPELVMENVELGFAYKDFFKMTPATGYETLIYDCLTGDQTLFQRADNIENGWRAVQPFLDAWTSGEVHEYAAGEDGPEAGNELLSRDKREWHRLG from the coding sequence ATGACCGAACCGAAAATACCCGCTGCACCGCCTTGCACGTTGTTTCTGTTCGGCGCCAATGGCGACCTGGTCAAGCGCCTGCTGATGCCGGCGTTGTACAACCTCAGCCGCGACGGCCTGCTCGACCGCAACCTGCGCATCGTCGGCGTCGACCATAACCCGGCCACCGCCGAGGAATTTGCCGGCCGCCTGCATGCTTTCATGCAGGAGCGCGACAAGGTCGGCGAAGGCGCCGCCAAGTGCCTGGATGAAAAACTCTGGGCACGCCTGGCCAAGCGCCTGGACTACCAGACCGGCGATTTTCTCGACCCTGCAACTTACCAAGCCCTGGGCAAACGCATCGACAAGACTGCCCACGGCAATGCCATTTTCTACCTCGCCACCTCGCCGCGCTTCTTCCCCGAAGTGGCCCAGCGCCTGGGCGAGGCGGGCCTTCTGGATGAGTCCGCCGGCGGTTTTCGCCGGGTGGTGGTGGAAAAGCCCTTCGGCACCGACCTGGCCAGTGCCGAGGCGTTGAACGCCTGCCTGCTCAAGGTGATGAGCGAGCGGCAGATCTACCGCATCGACCATTACCTGGGTAAAGAAACGGTGCAGAACATCCTGGTCAGCCGTTTTTCCAACGGCTTGTTCGAGTCGTTCTGGAACAACCACTACATCGACCACGTGCAGATCACCGCCGCCGAGACCGTCGGCGTCGAAACCCGCGGCGCCTTCTACGACAACACCGGCGCGCTGCGTGACATGGTGCCCAACCACCTGTTCCAACTGCTGGCCATGGTGGCCATGGAGCCGCCGGCAGCGTTCGGCGCCGATGCCGTGCGCGGCGAAAAGGCCAAGGTGATCGGCGCCATCCGCCCCTGGTCGACGAAGATGGCCCTGAAAAATTCGGTGCGCGGGCAGTACGCGGCCGGCAAGCAGGGCCGCAGGAAGCTTGCCGCCTACCGCGACGAGCCCAACGTGGCCGAAGGCAGCCAGACCGAAACCTACGTGGCGCTCAAGGTGATGATCGACAACTGGCGTTGGGCCGGGGTGCCGTTTTACCTGCGTACCGGCAAGCGCATGAGCGTGCGCGATACCGAGATCGCCATCTGCTTCAAGCCGGCGCCCTATGCGCAGTTCCGTGAAAGCGAGCTGGAGCGGCCCAAGCCCAACTATCTGAAAATCCAGATCCAGCCCAACGAGGGCATGTGGTTCGACCTGCAGGCCAAGCGCCCGGGGCCGGAGTTGGTGATGGAGAACGTCGAGCTGGGCTTTGCCTACAAGGACTTCTTCAAGATGACCCCGGCCACCGGCTACGAGACGCTGATCTATGACTGCCTGACCGGCGATCAGACCTTGTTCCAGCGCGCCGACAACATCGAGAACGGCTGGCGCGCGGTGCAGCCGTTTCTGGATGCCTGGACCAGCGGGGAGGTGCATGAGTACGCCGCTGGCGAGGATGGCCCCGAGGCCGGCAACGAGCTGCTGAGCCGCGATAAGCGTGAGTGGCATCGCCTGGGTTGA
- a CDS encoding glycoside hydrolase family 15 protein has translation MPAHIEDYALIGNCRSAALVSRDGALDWLCLPRFDAPAVFAALLGNEENGRWRIAPSDPVEHCSRRYLDDTLVLETTWVTSSGRARVLDCMPLGESNAVLRIVEGLAGETVFEMDLVLRFDYGRSVPWVEKIDPLTLSAVAGPDRLILRSTTATHGQDHHSVARFRVCAGQRQVFSLCHQPSHLPVQPGCDADHDLEHTINHWQAFAARCPDVGPYTALVRRSLLTLKAMTYAPTGGMVAAVTTSLPERVGGERNWDYRFCWLRDATMTLLALMNLGYFDEAQAWREWLLRSVAGNPEQMQIMYGLAGERDLTEFTLPWLAGYEHSQPVRVGNAAADQLQLDIYGELADAMSQAIRGGLPRHPRSAAIARAIMPYLERIWREPDEGLWEVRGGRQHFVHSKVMAWVAFDRSAGLAETTEEGREQARHYREVADRIREEVCAQGLDASGSHFVQAYGSTELDASLLQIALTGFLPADDPRFLRTLEQIEKRLLRNGLLLRYDSDSCSDGLTPGEGTFLVCSFWLADVYVLLGRQGEAQALYERLTGLCNDVGLLAEQYDPAGGRMLGNFPQAFSHIGIINTALNLHRAQCPVRDRARCNTNW, from the coding sequence ATGCCCGCCCACATCGAAGACTACGCCCTGATCGGCAACTGCCGCAGCGCCGCCCTGGTCAGCCGCGACGGCGCCCTCGACTGGCTGTGCCTGCCGCGCTTCGACGCCCCCGCCGTATTCGCCGCCTTGCTCGGCAACGAAGAGAACGGCCGCTGGCGCATCGCCCCCAGCGACCCGGTAGAACACTGCAGCCGCCGCTACCTGGACGACACCCTGGTGCTGGAAACCACCTGGGTTACCTCAAGCGGCCGCGCCCGGGTGCTCGACTGCATGCCCCTTGGCGAGAGCAACGCGGTGCTGCGCATCGTCGAAGGCCTGGCCGGCGAAACTGTCTTCGAGATGGACCTGGTGCTGCGCTTCGATTACGGCCGCAGCGTGCCCTGGGTGGAAAAGATCGACCCGCTGACCCTGAGCGCCGTGGCCGGCCCTGATCGGCTGATTCTGCGCAGCACCACTGCCACCCACGGCCAGGACCACCACAGCGTCGCGCGCTTTCGCGTGTGCGCCGGCCAGCGCCAGGTGTTCAGCCTGTGCCACCAGCCCTCGCACCTGCCAGTGCAGCCCGGCTGCGATGCCGACCACGACCTGGAACACACCATCAACCACTGGCAGGCCTTCGCCGCCCGCTGCCCCGACGTCGGCCCCTACACCGCGCTGGTGCGCCGCTCGCTGCTGACCCTCAAGGCCATGACCTACGCCCCCACCGGCGGCATGGTCGCCGCGGTGACCACCTCGCTACCCGAACGTGTGGGCGGCGAGCGCAACTGGGACTACCGCTTCTGCTGGCTGCGCGATGCCACCATGACCTTGCTGGCGCTGATGAACCTGGGTTACTTCGACGAAGCCCAGGCCTGGCGCGAATGGCTGCTGCGCTCGGTGGCCGGCAACCCCGAGCAGATGCAGATCATGTACGGCCTGGCCGGCGAGCGCGACCTCACCGAGTTCACCTTGCCGTGGCTGGCGGGCTACGAGCACTCGCAGCCCGTGCGGGTGGGCAACGCTGCTGCCGACCAGTTGCAACTGGACATCTATGGCGAGTTGGCCGACGCCATGAGCCAGGCCATTCGCGGTGGCCTGCCGCGCCACCCACGCAGCGCCGCCATTGCCCGGGCGATCATGCCGTACCTGGAGCGTATCTGGCGCGAGCCGGACGAGGGGCTGTGGGAGGTGCGCGGCGGGCGTCAGCACTTCGTGCATTCCAAGGTCATGGCCTGGGTGGCCTTCGACCGCTCGGCGGGGCTGGCCGAAACCACCGAGGAGGGGCGTGAGCAGGCGCGGCATTACCGCGAGGTGGCTGACCGCATTCGTGAGGAGGTTTGTGCGCAGGGGCTGGATGCCAGTGGCAGCCATTTCGTGCAGGCCTATGGGTCTACCGAGCTGGACGCCAGCTTGCTGCAAATTGCCTTGACCGGGTTTTTGCCGGCGGATGATCCGCGCTTTTTGCGCACCCTGGAGCAGATCGAGAAGCGCCTGCTGCGTAACGGGCTGTTGCTGCGCTACGACAGTGACAGCTGCAGTGACGGGCTGACGCCGGGGGAGGGGACGTTTTTGGTGTGTTCGTTCTGGTTGGCGGATGTGTATGTGCTGTTGGGGCGGCAGGGGGAGGCTCAGGCGTTGTACGAGCGGTTGACCGGGCTTTGCAACGATGTGGGATTGTTGGCCGAGCAATATGACCCGGCGGGGGGGCGCATGCTGGGGAATTTCCCCCAGGCGTTCAGCCATATCGGGATCATCAATACGGCGTTGAATCTGCACCGGGCACAGTGTCCGGTGCGGGATCGGGCGAGGTGCAACACCAACTGGTAG
- a CDS encoding AAA family ATPase — MYLVKIALQDVRSIESLNLDFRTATEDTRRWTLLLGENGCGKSSVLRAMALLLAGSEALPELLGDPDAWIRNGAKKCRIEGTLTTAAGELRNISLEINRGDGIRQIFSNNQASLEALDNAIFKAERNYFVLAYGVSRRPTATKARSTFPDERSRVPRAQGLMTMFSADAQLVSLEQWIMDLDYRQGEHSMHAVREALDKLLPGMTFSHIDRKTRQIIFDTVDGKIPLSQLSDGYQNMAAWCGDLLYRITETFPDRKNPLATRGVLLIDELDLHLHPVWRRRLVDFLSSILPKFQFIATTHSALTAQQSGEDELYVIRRDSVDQSPKLIPFIGEPRKMMLHQLLMSPMFGLESLDSVEVERARAVVRELTFKTSPLSSAEKRRLKDMQTILSDAPNWDIVPHYAKEQAELLRSLKHSLGTPVKGSRTKKPQISAEKIKSITLRLGSEQ; from the coding sequence ATGTATCTGGTAAAGATCGCACTGCAGGATGTAAGGTCAATCGAATCATTGAACCTCGACTTTCGAACTGCAACTGAAGACACGCGTCGCTGGACGCTTCTACTCGGCGAAAACGGCTGTGGTAAAAGCTCGGTTTTAAGGGCGATGGCCTTGCTGCTGGCAGGCAGTGAAGCCCTTCCGGAACTGCTGGGTGATCCTGATGCCTGGATTCGCAACGGCGCAAAAAAATGCCGAATCGAAGGGACATTGACCACCGCGGCCGGAGAACTTCGTAACATTTCGCTGGAAATCAATCGAGGCGATGGCATACGGCAGATATTCTCAAATAACCAAGCCTCACTCGAAGCCTTGGACAATGCCATTTTCAAGGCAGAACGAAACTATTTCGTACTTGCCTATGGTGTCTCAAGGCGTCCAACTGCAACAAAAGCCAGATCGACCTTCCCCGATGAGCGTTCGCGCGTACCCCGCGCACAAGGCCTGATGACGATGTTCTCCGCTGACGCCCAGCTGGTGTCATTGGAACAGTGGATAATGGATCTCGACTATCGACAGGGCGAGCATTCAATGCACGCGGTCCGAGAAGCACTGGACAAGTTGCTTCCCGGCATGACGTTTTCCCACATCGATAGAAAAACGCGCCAGATAATTTTTGATACCGTCGACGGGAAAATCCCCCTTAGCCAGCTCTCCGATGGATACCAGAACATGGCCGCCTGGTGCGGCGACCTGCTTTACAGGATTACCGAGACCTTTCCCGACCGTAAAAACCCACTCGCCACGCGTGGCGTGTTACTGATTGACGAGCTTGACCTTCACCTGCACCCCGTCTGGCGGCGCCGGCTGGTTGATTTCCTTTCGTCCATCCTGCCTAAGTTTCAGTTTATCGCCACCACGCATTCTGCGCTGACGGCTCAGCAAAGCGGTGAGGATGAGCTTTATGTGATTCGAAGAGACAGCGTCGATCAATCACCCAAACTCATTCCTTTTATCGGCGAACCTCGAAAAATGATGCTCCATCAACTTCTGATGAGCCCCATGTTCGGGCTCGAGTCTCTAGACTCTGTAGAGGTTGAACGAGCGCGCGCCGTTGTGCGGGAGCTGACTTTCAAAACCAGCCCGCTGAGCAGCGCCGAAAAACGTCGCTTGAAAGACATGCAAACCATACTGAGCGATGCCCCGAATTGGGATATCGTACCGCACTATGCAAAAGAGCAAGCCGAACTGCTTCGTTCACTAAAACATTCGCTCGGCACCCCCGTCAAAGGCTCGCGAACCAAAAAACCACAGATTTCTGCCGAAAAAATCAAAAGCATCACCCTGCGCCTGGGGAGCGAACAGTGA
- a CDS encoding DUF1737 domain-containing protein, with translation MSALPPNGLPIYRLITGKDDAAFCKRISENLALGYQLYGSPSVTFDAAQGHVVAAQAILWPGHGTPSQG, from the coding sequence ATGTCTGCCCTTCCCCCCAACGGCCTGCCCATCTACCGCCTGATCACCGGCAAGGACGACGCCGCCTTCTGCAAGCGCATCAGCGAAAACCTCGCCCTCGGCTACCAGCTGTACGGCTCGCCCAGCGTCACCTTCGATGCCGCGCAGGGCCATGTGGTCGCCGCCCAGGCCATCCTCTGGCCGGGGCATGGCACGCCATCGCAGGGCTGA
- a CDS encoding GNAT family N-acetyltransferase: MLATLRRANPADADTIAVLVAEACSPYIPRIGRKPGPMLDDYGQVVRDELVFVALQGERIVGVLVLRHEGRELLLVNVAVLPACKGQGIGRLLMDACEAQARTAGCEAIRLYTHERMTENIAIYQKLGYRETHRATQDGFARVFMRKLLG, translated from the coding sequence ATGCTCGCCACCCTGCGCCGGGCAAACCCGGCAGACGCCGACACCATCGCCGTACTGGTCGCCGAGGCATGCAGCCCCTACATCCCGCGTATCGGCCGCAAACCCGGGCCGATGCTGGATGACTACGGGCAAGTGGTGCGCGACGAGCTGGTGTTCGTCGCCCTGCAAGGCGAGCGCATCGTCGGTGTTCTGGTGTTACGTCATGAGGGCCGCGAACTGCTGCTGGTGAACGTCGCGGTGCTGCCTGCGTGCAAGGGGCAGGGCATTGGCCGCCTGCTGATGGACGCCTGCGAGGCGCAAGCTCGGACCGCAGGGTGCGAGGCGATTCGCCTGTATACCCACGAGCGCATGACCGAGAACATCGCCATTTACCAGAAGCTCGGCTACCGCGAGACCCACCGCGCCACCCAGGACGGCTTCGCCCGGGTGTTCATGCGCAAGTTGCTGGGGTAA
- the glpT gene encoding glycerol-3-phosphate transporter, with protein sequence MFAFFRPALHKAPLPDEHVDSTYRRMRWQIFAGIFFGYAGYYLLRKNFSLAMPYLIEEEGYTRGQLGLAISAIAIAYGLSKFLMGLVSDRSNPRYFLPFGLLISAGVMFIFGFAHWATSSVAIMFTLLFINGWAQGMGWPPSGRTMVHWWSQKERGGVVSVWNVAHNVGGGLIGPLFLLGLGWTNDWHAAFYVPAAVAVLVAVFAFAAMRDTPQSVGLPPVEQYKNDYPEGYDESHEQEFSAKQIFVEYVLRNKLLWYIALANVFVYLLRYGVLDWAPTYLKEAKHFSVDTTSWAYFFYEWAGIPGTLLCGWMSDKIFRGNRGLTGIVFMALVTVATLVYWLNPPGNPTIDMVALFSIGFLIYGPVMLVGLQALELAPKKAAGTAAGFTGLFGYLGGSVAASAAMGYTVDHFGWDGGFVMLVSACLLAIAFLLPTLRHTKAASNPREALA encoded by the coding sequence ATGTTTGCCTTTTTCCGCCCTGCCCTGCACAAGGCGCCGCTGCCCGACGAGCACGTCGACAGCACCTACCGGCGCATGCGCTGGCAAATTTTCGCCGGGATCTTCTTCGGCTATGCCGGCTACTACCTGCTGCGCAAGAACTTCTCCCTGGCCATGCCCTACCTCATCGAGGAAGAGGGCTACACCCGCGGCCAGCTGGGCCTGGCCATTTCGGCCATCGCCATTGCCTACGGGCTGTCCAAGTTCCTCATGGGGCTGGTGTCCGACCGCTCCAACCCGCGCTACTTCCTGCCCTTCGGCCTGCTGATCTCGGCCGGGGTGATGTTCATTTTCGGTTTCGCACACTGGGCCACCTCCAGCGTGGCGATCATGTTCACCCTGCTGTTCATCAACGGCTGGGCCCAGGGCATGGGTTGGCCGCCGAGCGGGCGGACCATGGTGCACTGGTGGTCGCAGAAGGAACGCGGCGGCGTGGTGTCGGTGTGGAACGTCGCCCACAACGTCGGCGGCGGCCTGATCGGCCCACTGTTCCTGCTGGGCCTGGGCTGGACCAACGACTGGCACGCGGCGTTCTACGTGCCGGCCGCCGTGGCCGTGCTGGTGGCGGTGTTCGCCTTCGCTGCCATGCGTGATACCCCGCAGTCGGTGGGGCTGCCGCCGGTGGAGCAGTACAAGAACGACTACCCCGAAGGCTACGACGAGAGCCACGAGCAGGAATTCAGCGCCAAGCAGATCTTCGTCGAGTACGTGCTGCGCAACAAACTGCTGTGGTACATAGCCCTGGCCAACGTGTTCGTCTACCTGCTGCGCTACGGCGTGCTGGACTGGGCACCGACCTACCTGAAAGAGGCCAAGCACTTCAGCGTCGACACCACCTCGTGGGCGTACTTCTTCTACGAGTGGGCCGGTATTCCCGGCACCCTGCTGTGCGGCTGGATGTCCGACAAGATCTTCCGCGGCAACCGCGGCCTGACCGGCATCGTGTTCATGGCCCTGGTGACCGTGGCCACCCTGGTGTACTGGCTGAACCCGCCGGGCAACCCGACCATCGACATGGTCGCGCTGTTCTCCATCGGTTTCTTGATCTACGGGCCGGTAATGCTGGTCGGCCTGCAGGCGCTGGAGCTGGCACCGAAGAAGGCCGCCGGCACTGCCGCAGGCTTCACCGGGCTGTTTGGCTATCTCGGCGGCTCGGTCGCGGCCAGTGCGGCAATGGGCTACACCGTCGACCACTTTGGCTGGGACGGCGGCTTCGTCATGCTGGTCAGCGCCTGCCTGCTGGCCATCGCCTTCCTGCTGCCGACCCTGCGCCACACCAAGGCTGCGAGCAACCCGCGCGAAGCGCTGGCCTGA
- a CDS encoding PQQ-dependent sugar dehydrogenase, which translates to MKLALSALSMALLLSACGGEGEPTQSRGPEPKLPAPERGLLPSMKIAEPAAWDDSMPKVPEGYRITAIAKDLKIPRQTLVLPNGDILVAEGRGGSAAKLKPKDVIASQIKAKGNTQVKGGNRLTLLRDADGDGQYELQTVFAENLNAPYGLAFDNGKLYVANQDALVRFDYQDGQTKAGGPPTKVTDLPAEINHHWTKSLAVSPDGRYLYVGIGSNSNITERGMEAEVDRAMVWEVDAVTGAHRPYATGLRNPTALTVQPGSGQLWAVVNERDELGPDLVPDYLTSVKDGAFYGWPFSYWGQNVDERVRPQNPDKVKAAIAPDYSLGSHVAALGVDFSTAAMGPQFADGVFVGEHGSWNRPNPVGYKVIFVPFKGGKPAGEPVDFATGFRGEDGKTRGRPVGVTVDPRGALIIADDLANTLWRVTRVQ; encoded by the coding sequence ATGAAGCTTGCATTGAGCGCCCTGAGCATGGCCTTGCTGCTCAGCGCCTGCGGCGGCGAAGGTGAGCCGACCCAGAGCCGCGGCCCCGAGCCGAAACTGCCGGCCCCCGAGCGCGGCCTGCTGCCGAGCATGAAAATCGCCGAGCCTGCCGCCTGGGACGACAGCATGCCCAAGGTGCCCGAGGGCTACCGCATCACCGCCATCGCCAAGGATTTGAAGATCCCGCGCCAGACCCTGGTGCTGCCCAACGGCGACATCCTGGTGGCCGAAGGCCGTGGCGGCAGCGCCGCCAAGCTCAAGCCCAAGGACGTGATCGCCAGCCAGATCAAGGCCAAGGGCAACACCCAGGTCAAGGGCGGCAACCGCCTGACCCTGCTGCGCGATGCCGACGGCGATGGACAGTACGAACTGCAGACGGTGTTCGCCGAAAATCTCAACGCCCCCTACGGCCTGGCCTTCGACAACGGCAAGCTGTACGTGGCCAACCAGGACGCGCTGGTGCGCTTCGACTACCAGGACGGCCAGACCAAGGCCGGCGGCCCGCCGACCAAGGTTACCGACCTGCCAGCCGAGATCAACCACCACTGGACCAAGTCGCTGGCGGTGAGCCCCGACGGGCGCTACCTGTACGTGGGCATCGGCTCCAACAGCAACATCACCGAGCGTGGCATGGAGGCCGAGGTGGACCGCGCCATGGTCTGGGAGGTGGACGCGGTGACCGGCGCCCACCGCCCTTACGCCACCGGCCTGCGCAACCCCACCGCGCTGACCGTGCAGCCCGGCAGCGGGCAGTTGTGGGCGGTGGTCAACGAGCGTGACGAACTGGGGCCGGACCTGGTGCCCGATTACCTGACCTCGGTGAAGGACGGCGCGTTTTATGGCTGGCCCTTCAGCTACTGGGGGCAGAACGTCGATGAGCGGGTACGCCCGCAGAACCCGGACAAGGTCAAGGCGGCAATCGCCCCCGACTACAGCCTGGGTTCGCACGTGGCGGCGCTGGGGGTGGACTTCTCCACGGCCGCCATGGGCCCGCAGTTCGCAGACGGCGTGTTCGTGGGCGAGCACGGCAGCTGGAACCGGCCCAACCCGGTGGGCTACAAGGTGATCTTCGTGCCGTTCAAGGGCGGCAAACCGGCCGGTGAACCGGTGGACTTCGCCACCGGCTTTCGCGGCGAAGACGGCAAGACCCGCGGCCGGCCGGTGGGGGTGACGGTGGACCCGCGCGGGGCACTGATCATTGCCGATGACCTGGCCAATACCCTGTGGCGGGTGACGCGGGTGCAGTGA
- a CDS encoding DUF2231 domain-containing protein, whose protein sequence is MTTTTAPLYYRTPGVLHTTLLAGSVPLFLGGLLSDIAYYQSFQIQWSNFASWLIAGGLLFSGLALLFALAGLLRGARKLYFVLLLAAWLLGLVNAFEHAKDAWAVMPSGLVLSVIVSLLACAATWLGLRTEVTP, encoded by the coding sequence GTGACCACCACCACCGCCCCCCTCTACTACCGCACGCCTGGTGTGCTGCATACGACCCTGCTGGCCGGCAGCGTGCCGCTGTTTCTCGGCGGCCTGCTCAGCGACATCGCCTACTACCAGAGCTTTCAGATCCAATGGAGCAATTTCGCCTCCTGGTTGATCGCCGGCGGCCTGTTGTTCAGCGGCCTGGCCTTGCTGTTCGCCCTGGCTGGCCTGCTGCGCGGCGCGCGCAAGCTGTACTTTGTACTGCTGTTGGCGGCCTGGCTGCTGGGTTTGGTCAACGCCTTCGAACACGCCAAGGATGCCTGGGCGGTGATGCCTTCCGGGCTGGTGCTGTCGGTCATCGTCAGCCTGCTGGCCTGCGCGGCTACGTGGTTGGGCCTGCGCACGGAGGTGACGCCATGA
- a CDS encoding IS5 family transposase (programmed frameshift), with amino-acid sequence MSQMSFSDFEYAGKRKQTRHERFLAEREQVVPWSGLVELIEPHYPKAGGDRKPYPLKTMLRVHLLQNGFSSSAPAMEEALYEITSMRQFARLNAQRSAPEDTTIMNFWHLLEQHQLASGLLETINNYLRNKGLSLRHGTIFDATIIHAPGSTKIKEGKRDPEMHQTKNGHQYFFGMKAHIGADAESGLVHGAEHVVCADAGYTGVEKRPEHEGRPMIWQVAARSSTYEHLSKRSVRYKTRRKIEKVKAQVKHPFRVTKRQFGYLKTLFRGLAKNTGKLTTLFALSNLWMVRRQVLPGAEEVHP; translated from the exons ATGAGTCAGATGAGCTTTTCCGATTTCGAGTACGCCGGTAAGCGCAAGCAAACCCGTCACGAGCGCTTCCTGGCCGAGAGGGAGCAGGTGGTGCCATGGAGCGGTTTGGTGGAATTGATCGAGCCGCACTACCCGAAGGCCGGCGGTGACCGCAAGCCGTATCCACTGAAAACCATGCTGCGTGTGCACCTGCTGCAGAACGGGTTCTCGTCGAGCGCCCCAGCTATGGAAGAGGCGCTGTACGAGATCACTTCGATGCGCCAGTTTGCTCGCCTGA ACGCTCAGCGCTCCGCCCCCGAAGACACCACAATCATGAATTTCTGGCACCTGCTGGAGCAGCACCAACTGGCGTCGGGCCTTCTGGAAACCATCAACAATTACCTACGAAACAAGGGCCTGTCGTTGCGCCACGGCACCATTTTCGACGCCACTATCATCCACGCACCCGGTTCGACCAAGATCAAGGAAGGCAAACGCGATCCTGAAATGCATCAGACGAAGAACGGGCATCAGTATTTCTTCGGCATGAAGGCGCATATCGGGGCCGATGCTGAGTCGGGGCTGGTGCATGGCGCAGAGCACGTCGTCTGTGCCGACGCAGGCTACACCGGCGTTGAGAAAAGGCCAGAGCATGAAGGGCGGCCAATGATCTGGCAGGTTGCGGCGCGAAGTAGCACCTACGAGCACTTGAGCAAACGCAGCGTGCGCTACAAAACCAGACGCAAGATCGAGAAGGTTAAAGCGCAGGTCAAACATCCATTTCGCGTGACCAAGCGCCAGTTCGGCTATTTGAAAACCCTATTCCGTGGCTTGGCCAAGAATACGGGAAAATTGACCACACTGTTTGCCCTGTCGAATCTGTGGATGGTACGCCGCCAAGTATTGCCTGGTGCGGAAGAGGTGCACCCGTGA
- a CDS encoding NIPSNAP family protein, whose amino-acid sequence MVTCHLKYIIDPYQVPAFEAYAKLWIPIVNRMGGSHHGYFLPSEGANNVAYALFSFPSLAAYEEYRTASESDPECIAAFALATEQRFILSYERNFLRPVLG is encoded by the coding sequence ATGGTCACCTGCCACCTCAAATACATTATCGACCCCTACCAGGTACCGGCCTTCGAGGCCTACGCCAAGCTGTGGATCCCCATCGTCAACCGCATGGGCGGCAGCCACCACGGCTACTTCCTGCCCAGCGAAGGGGCCAACAACGTGGCCTACGCGCTGTTCAGCTTCCCCAGCCTTGCGGCTTACGAGGAATATCGCACGGCGTCGGAAAGCGACCCTGAGTGCATTGCTGCGTTTGCCCTGGCCACCGAGCAGCGCTTCATCCTCAGTTATGAGCGCAACTTCCTGCGCCCGGTGCTGGGTTAA
- a CDS encoding lipocalin family protein, translating into MAMRTTLLLSCLTLALAGCSSSHDQHQPPPTTQQVDLQRYQGTWYELARLPMYFQRNCVQSEARYGLREDGRIDVNNRCKEQDGQWNEAHGIAEPQVQGRTDKLWVRFDNWFSRLAPGLTKGDYWVLYVSPDYRVALVGHPNRDYLWLLSRTPTVSQQTRDQLLQLARKQGYPTDQLIWRQPDTP; encoded by the coding sequence ATGGCCATGCGCACCACCCTGCTGCTGTCCTGCCTCACCCTGGCCCTGGCCGGTTGCTCAAGCTCCCACGACCAGCACCAGCCGCCCCCCACCACGCAACAGGTCGACCTGCAGCGCTACCAGGGCACCTGGTACGAGCTGGCGCGCCTGCCGATGTACTTCCAGCGCAACTGCGTACAGTCCGAGGCCCGTTACGGCCTGCGTGAGGACGGGCGCATCGACGTCAACAACCGCTGCAAGGAACAGGACGGCCAGTGGAACGAAGCCCACGGCATCGCCGAGCCCCAGGTGCAGGGGCGCACCGACAAGCTCTGGGTGCGTTTCGACAACTGGTTCAGCCGCCTGGCCCCAGGGTTGACCAAGGGCGATTACTGGGTGCTGTACGTAAGCCCCGACTACCGCGTGGCCCTGGTCGGCCACCCTAACCGCGACTACCTGTGGCTGCTGTCGCGCACGCCCACGGTGAGCCAGCAGACCCGCGACCAGTTGCTACAGTTGGCGCGCAAACAGGGCTACCCCACCGACCAGCTGATCTGGCGCCAGCCCGATACCCCGTGA